The Caretta caretta isolate rCarCar2 chromosome 5, rCarCar1.hap1, whole genome shotgun sequence genome contains a region encoding:
- the SERF1B gene encoding small EDRK-rich factor 1 has product MARGNQRELARQKNLKKTQEVLKGKRKEDSLSASQRKQRDSEIMQQKQKAANEKKTLQAEAK; this is encoded by the exons ATGGCCC GTGGGAACCAGCGTGAACTTGCCCGCcagaaaaatctgaagaaaacCCAGGAGGTCCTCAAGGGGAAAAGGAAAGAGGATAGTTTGTCTGCGTCTCAGAGAAAACAAAG AGACTCTGAAATCATGCAGCAAAAGCAGAAAGCAGCTAATGAGAAGAAGACTCTGCAGGCAGAAGCAAAATAG